One stretch of Zingiber officinale cultivar Zhangliang chromosome 6B, Zo_v1.1, whole genome shotgun sequence DNA includes these proteins:
- the LOC121989145 gene encoding protein FAR-RED IMPAIRED RESPONSE 1-like, whose amino-acid sequence MKKLPAKLGGHAQYKTIKKQLKNIVYNSLTIDECDENWLKMIEEFNLENNDWLKSLHKERNKWIPVYVKDKFWAGMSTSQRSESMNAFFDDYIHSKTSLKQFVEQYDSALKKKIENEKHMDFVSFNSIMPVILGHPIERQFQNAYTNNLFKLFQDEIRGLMFCNASLLKEEGTTLVFEVVETMLGKNGEPVREVSFRVHYTELHCQLKCVCRLFEFRGILCRHVINVLIRMKVIEVPMNYIMDRWRKDIKRGYQSISNIYDDYGCDGERHRYNILTLLIQEVQQLGAKNDNSCSVLVEMLKDTKEKLIAIDFEHSRAEQLKEVSTSSAKAIHSPLKVRSRGRPPTKRKQSKVEQIMKKSIAKVRKKGVACSEACSETIV is encoded by the exons ATGAAAAAACTTCCAGCAAAATTAGGTGGCCATGCTCAATACAAAACGATAAAGAAACAATTGAAGAACATTGTTTATAACTCTCTTACAATTGATGAGTGTGATGAAAATTGGTTGAAAATGATTGAGGAGTTTAATTTGGAGAACAATGATTGGTTGAAATCTTTGCATAAAGAACGGAATAAATGGATACCTGTATATGTTAAAGATAAGTTTTGGGCAGGTATGTCCACATCTCAAAGAAGTGAAAGTATGAATGCATTTTTTGATGACTACATTCATTCTAAAACATCCTTGAAGCAATTTGTTGAGCAGTATGATAGTGCTTTGAAGAAGAAGATTGAGAATGAAAAACATAtggattttgtttcttttaattctATAATGCCAGTTATTCTTGGTCATCCTATTGAAAGACAATTTCAAAATGCTTACACAaacaacttatttaagttgttccaagatGAAATTAGGGGGTTGATGTTTTGCAATGCCTCTTTGTTGAAAGAAGAAGGGACAACTTTAGTATTTGAAGTAGTAGAAACTATGTTGGGAAAGAATGGAGAACCTGTAAGAGAAGTTTCCTTTAGGGTACATTACACGGAGTTACATTGCCAATTGAAGTGTGTGTGCCGTCTATTTGAGTTTCGGGGAATTTTATGTAGGCATGTGATCAATGTGTTGATAAGAATGAAGGTGATTGAGGttcctatgaattatattatggaccGATGGCGCAAAGATATTAAGCGTGGTTATCAAAGTATCAGTAACATCTATGATGATTATGGTTGTGATGGAGAAAGACATCGGTATAATATTCTCACTCTATTGATACAAGAGGTTCAACAACTTGGCGCAAAAAATGACAACAGTTGTTCAGTTTTGGTGGAAATGTTGAAAGACACGAAGGAAAAATTGATTGCTATTGATTTTGAGCATTCAAGGGCTGAACAATTGAAAGAAGTATCTACATCCAGTGCAAAAGCGATACATTCTCCATTAAAAGTAAGATCTCGAGGTCGTCCACCTACAAAGAGGAAACAATCTAAGGTTGAACAAATTATGAAGAAATCAATTGCAAAGGTCCGAAAGAAG GGAGTTGCATGTTCTGAAGCTTGTTCTGAAACTATTGTATGA